The Candidatus Flexicrinis affinis genome has a segment encoding these proteins:
- a CDS encoding MBL fold metallo-hydrolase, translating into MILRYFYDERLAQASYLVGCAKTGEALIVDPSREIQTYIDAAEREGVRISHVAETHIHADYVSGSRELAAATRALLYVSGEGGPDWQYAFGTESGVVQVMDGDTFMVGNVKVEILHTPGHTPEHIAFMITDTAGADKPMGIFTGDAVFVGDIGRPDLLEAAAGVVGSADSGAHQQFKTVQRFKSLPDYLQLWPGHGAGSACGKALGAVPSTTLGYEKLFSPAFQIDDENEFVAWLLDGQPEPPRYFAQMKKVNREGPALLADLPAIKQMSRAQIDTLIDAGAFVNDVRDRDAFADGHIPGTISTPASSSKVSTYIGSLYDFRAPVALVVPDGAALDEAVIALRGVGVDQIVGVLWANDLGADLDTLPQMTARDLADEMASGSATALDIRNRSEWQDRHVVGAKHIPLAELYRRSAELPASRPFGVYCASGYRAQVAVSWLRANGFDNAVLMGDSDTVWSAALPTESGVELQTA; encoded by the coding sequence ATGATCCTTCGCTACTTCTATGACGAGCGCCTCGCGCAAGCCTCTTACTTGGTCGGATGCGCCAAGACGGGCGAGGCCCTGATCGTCGATCCCTCGCGCGAGATTCAGACGTACATTGACGCCGCAGAGCGTGAAGGCGTACGCATCAGCCACGTCGCAGAGACGCACATCCACGCCGACTACGTTAGCGGAAGCCGTGAACTTGCGGCCGCCACCCGCGCGCTGTTGTACGTCAGCGGTGAAGGCGGCCCCGATTGGCAGTACGCGTTCGGCACCGAATCCGGCGTCGTGCAGGTGATGGATGGCGACACGTTCATGGTCGGCAACGTCAAAGTCGAGATTCTGCACACGCCCGGGCACACGCCCGAACACATCGCGTTCATGATCACCGACACTGCCGGCGCCGATAAGCCGATGGGCATTTTCACCGGCGACGCGGTATTCGTTGGCGACATCGGCCGGCCCGACTTGCTCGAAGCCGCAGCGGGCGTGGTGGGCAGCGCCGACAGTGGTGCGCACCAGCAGTTCAAGACCGTGCAGCGCTTCAAGTCGCTCCCCGACTATCTGCAGCTGTGGCCGGGTCACGGCGCCGGCAGCGCGTGCGGCAAGGCCCTTGGCGCGGTCCCGTCCACCACGCTCGGCTACGAGAAGTTGTTCAGCCCGGCGTTCCAAATTGACGACGAAAATGAGTTCGTCGCGTGGCTGCTCGACGGGCAGCCCGAGCCGCCGCGCTATTTCGCGCAGATGAAGAAGGTGAACCGCGAAGGTCCGGCGCTGTTGGCCGACCTGCCGGCGATCAAACAAATGTCCCGCGCCCAGATCGACACCTTGATCGACGCCGGCGCGTTCGTGAACGATGTCCGCGACCGCGACGCGTTCGCCGATGGGCACATCCCCGGCACAATCAGCACGCCCGCGAGTTCGTCTAAGGTCTCGACATACATCGGCTCGCTGTACGACTTCCGCGCGCCGGTGGCGTTGGTCGTTCCGGACGGCGCGGCGCTGGACGAAGCAGTCATCGCGTTGCGTGGTGTGGGCGTCGATCAGATCGTCGGCGTGTTGTGGGCGAACGATCTCGGCGCCGATCTCGACACGCTGCCGCAGATGACCGCACGCGATTTGGCCGATGAGATGGCGTCGGGGTCAGCCACCGCGCTCGACATTCGGAACCGCAGCGAGTGGCAGGATAGGCACGTTGTCGGGGCCAAGCACATCCCGCTGGCGGAGCTGTACCGCCGGTCGGCAGAGCTTCCGGCGTCGCGTCCGTTCGGCGTGTACTGCGCAAGCGGATACCGGGCCCAGGTGGCGGTGAGCTGGCTTCGCGCCAACGGCTTCGACAACGCGGTACTCATGGGCGACTCCGACACGGTCTGGTCGGCAGCGCTGCCGACCGAATCCGGTGTAGAACTGCAGACGGCGTAA
- a CDS encoding GNAT family N-acetyltransferase, whose translation MTDMLVKLYELPPLEPAIAGQAEQGITIRRAIPPEKHNVLAWIGQHFSPYWVSETDVAFSRLPVSVWLAHEGETLIGFACWDVVARGFFGPTGVSEAARGRKTGAALLLAALHDMRFNGYAYGIIGGIGPAEFYTKVCGAVEIPDSTPSVYAGMLRS comes from the coding sequence ATGACTGACATGCTGGTAAAGCTCTACGAACTGCCGCCGCTCGAACCGGCGATTGCCGGGCAAGCCGAGCAGGGCATCACGATCAGGCGTGCCATCCCGCCGGAGAAGCACAACGTATTGGCGTGGATCGGGCAGCATTTCAGCCCGTACTGGGTGAGCGAGACGGATGTCGCGTTCAGCCGGCTTCCAGTATCGGTGTGGCTGGCGCATGAGGGCGAAACGCTGATCGGCTTTGCGTGTTGGGATGTCGTGGCGCGCGGGTTCTTCGGCCCGACCGGTGTCAGCGAGGCGGCGCGCGGCCGCAAAACGGGAGCGGCGCTGCTGTTGGCGGCGCTTCACGATATGCGGTTCAACGGCTACGCGTATGGCATCATCGGCGGGATCGGCCCGGCCGAGTTCTACACAAAGGTGTGTGGCGCGGTCGAGATTCCCGACAGCACGCCAAGCGTCTACGCGGGAATGCTGCGTTCGTAG
- the mscL gene encoding large-conductance mechanosensitive channel protein MscL, whose product MLQEFRKFIMRGNVIDLAVGVIIGAAFGAVVTSLVNDVIMPPIGLIVGGIDFSDIKIVLQAAQGESPEVAINIGVFLNAVINFLIVALAVFFMIRVVNRLQEMAERKKEEAPAAPAAPTTEELMLVELKAMREAMEQQK is encoded by the coding sequence ATGCTCCAAGAATTTCGCAAGTTCATCATGCGTGGCAATGTTATTGATCTAGCCGTCGGTGTGATCATCGGCGCGGCCTTTGGCGCTGTCGTCACGAGCCTCGTCAATGACGTGATCATGCCGCCGATCGGCTTGATCGTCGGCGGGATCGACTTCTCCGACATCAAGATCGTGCTGCAAGCTGCTCAGGGCGAGTCGCCGGAAGTCGCCATCAATATCGGCGTGTTCCTGAACGCGGTCATCAACTTCTTGATTGTCGCGTTGGCCGTGTTCTTCATGATCCGCGTCGTCAACCGCTTGCAGGAAATGGCCGAGCGCAAGAAGGAAGAAGCGCCGGCTGCACCAGCCGCCCCGACGACCGAAGAACTCATGCTGGTCGAACTGAAGGCCATGCGCGAGGCGATGGAACAGCAGAAATAG
- a CDS encoding PAS domain-containing protein: protein MAWVGAAYTILLGLSTILGMALVGVALRRRNLPGGAPLFVLICCMVVWCGTYLFELLAADPYKLLWYNLRQAGVVALPLAALALGYEVYRQTIWERWRLTAILAIVPVVTLVLGFTGSSLVREYTAIDSAFGLRLVVIQRGPWVAVSAAYFYGVYTAALVLLIESVRRALPGHRAQVGMLVVALLIVITGNLMDLLAANPIAPLGSGVLMFIPATLIFMYGLYRYQQLGMLPIAREHVFDAIADAVIVIDFAGRVLDSNQSARRVFGPLWSGERMIGVSIAEIVRDWPAFLEQLESGAAKFDVTYPERLGQITFEVEVTQLADMHGFPAGRILLVNDVTAQREAFNLIAERERILVLQRFIRDASHDLRTPMSVLQSSAYLTRRLADKQVATLAGLHPKLPSIYTSVIEEAIDLSGKMRDRAVASDDASKRLWSILSAMIELAELDTSNVLEREDLDVNDIVSAIVKTRSDDAERRTITLDCDLADVLPYVNGDRQRLNRAVDALVLNAVQFNREGGKVTVRTYRDGQSVVVEIADTGIGISPADQQRVFDRFFRVDRARSTESGGAGIGLSLAKAIVDRHGGSIDLESDLGVGSTFKIRLPAVIVPEAQPMPA, encoded by the coding sequence ATGGCGTGGGTTGGAGCAGCGTACACGATCCTGCTCGGGCTGTCGACAATTCTCGGCATGGCCCTGGTCGGCGTGGCACTGCGCCGCCGTAATTTGCCCGGGGGCGCGCCTCTGTTCGTGCTTATCTGCTGCATGGTTGTCTGGTGCGGGACGTACCTGTTCGAACTGCTCGCGGCCGACCCGTACAAGCTGCTGTGGTACAACCTGCGCCAAGCCGGTGTTGTGGCGCTTCCCCTTGCCGCGCTTGCGCTCGGATACGAGGTATATCGGCAGACGATCTGGGAACGTTGGCGGTTGACTGCCATCCTGGCAATCGTTCCCGTCGTCACACTCGTGCTGGGTTTTACCGGTTCGTCGCTGGTTCGTGAGTATACGGCCATCGACTCGGCATTCGGCCTACGGCTGGTCGTTATCCAACGCGGGCCGTGGGTCGCGGTTTCGGCAGCGTATTTCTACGGCGTGTACACCGCCGCACTCGTCCTGCTGATCGAATCCGTGCGGCGTGCGCTGCCCGGTCATCGCGCACAAGTTGGAATGCTGGTCGTCGCGTTGCTCATCGTGATTACCGGCAATCTGATGGACCTGCTTGCTGCCAACCCGATCGCGCCGTTGGGTTCCGGCGTGCTGATGTTTATTCCGGCGACGCTCATCTTCATGTACGGCCTGTATCGCTACCAGCAGCTCGGCATGCTGCCGATTGCCCGGGAACACGTCTTCGACGCGATTGCCGACGCCGTCATCGTAATTGACTTTGCGGGCCGCGTGCTCGACTCCAATCAGTCTGCACGGCGTGTGTTTGGCCCGCTGTGGTCGGGCGAGCGGATGATCGGGGTATCGATTGCGGAAATCGTCCGCGATTGGCCGGCGTTTCTCGAGCAGTTGGAATCTGGTGCTGCGAAGTTCGATGTCACCTATCCCGAACGACTCGGTCAGATAACGTTCGAGGTTGAAGTGACCCAACTCGCGGACATGCACGGGTTTCCCGCCGGAAGAATCCTGCTGGTGAACGATGTCACGGCCCAGCGCGAGGCGTTCAACCTCATCGCAGAACGCGAGCGGATCCTCGTGCTGCAGCGCTTCATTCGCGACGCCTCGCACGATCTGCGCACGCCGATGAGCGTGCTGCAATCGTCGGCCTATCTCACGCGTCGGCTTGCTGACAAACAGGTCGCGACGCTGGCCGGGCTGCACCCCAAGCTGCCGTCGATCTACACATCCGTGATCGAAGAGGCGATCGACCTCTCAGGCAAAATGCGCGACCGTGCCGTCGCGTCGGACGACGCTTCCAAGCGGTTGTGGTCGATCCTATCGGCGATGATCGAGCTGGCCGAACTCGACACGTCAAACGTGCTCGAACGCGAGGATCTCGATGTCAACGACATCGTCTCGGCGATCGTGAAGACGCGGTCGGACGATGCCGAGCGCCGGACGATCACGCTCGACTGCGATCTGGCCGATGTGCTGCCATATGTTAATGGGGATCGCCAACGGCTGAATCGAGCGGTTGATGCGCTCGTGCTTAATGCGGTGCAGTTCAACCGCGAAGGGGGCAAAGTGACCGTCCGAACCTACCGCGACGGACAGTCGGTTGTCGTGGAGATTGCGGACACCGGAATCGGGATCAGCCCGGCTGATCAACAGCGCGTGTTCGACCGGTTCTTCCGCGTCGACCGCGCGCGAAGCACCGAAAGCGGCGGCGCCGGAATCGGCTTGTCACTCGCAAAGGCCATTGTCGACCGGCACGGCGGCTCGATCGACCTCGAAAGCGACTTAGGGGTCGGCAGTACGTTCAAGATCAGGCTGCCGGCTGTGATTGTGCCGGAGGCACAGCCAATGCCTGCCTAG
- a CDS encoding LysR family transcriptional regulator: MLDLRKLQIFVHVVQAGSFSGAAERLLMTQSGVSQHIQDLERGFSTALFERRARGVALTDAGQLLLGYAEQILQIAHEAELALTTVTPTTHAAVRLGATPGVGMYVLPTCLTEFQGRYPQVQIDLMTRTTPQIAEALLAGACDLGIVEGEPDISDAAVRVRHLASVPQWLVIGPQHVWWDRESVELSELPQTALITRQRGSHSRQWLERELASLGLTVRITAEFDNVESIKRAVAGGKAATILPRYAFEQEVTFGLLRAVPIIGVELQRHLSAIWASASPPGPVASAFLSNVTRMLEQVHWSR; the protein is encoded by the coding sequence ATGCTCGATCTCCGCAAACTGCAAATCTTCGTCCATGTCGTGCAGGCTGGCAGTTTCAGCGGCGCGGCCGAACGCCTACTGATGACCCAGTCGGGAGTCAGCCAGCACATTCAGGACCTCGAACGCGGGTTCTCGACGGCATTGTTCGAACGGCGCGCACGCGGCGTGGCGCTCACCGACGCTGGTCAACTGCTGCTTGGATACGCCGAGCAGATCCTCCAAATTGCCCACGAGGCCGAGCTTGCCTTGACCACAGTAACACCCACAACCCACGCAGCGGTTCGCTTGGGCGCGACGCCGGGGGTTGGAATGTACGTGCTGCCGACCTGCCTCACCGAGTTTCAGGGGCGTTATCCACAGGTGCAGATCGACCTGATGACGCGCACCACCCCGCAGATCGCCGAGGCATTACTGGCTGGCGCATGCGACCTCGGCATCGTCGAGGGCGAGCCTGACATCAGCGATGCTGCCGTCCGTGTTCGGCACCTTGCATCGGTGCCGCAGTGGCTGGTCATCGGCCCGCAGCACGTGTGGTGGGATCGCGAGTCGGTTGAACTGTCGGAACTACCGCAGACCGCGCTCATCACACGCCAGCGAGGCAGTCACTCGCGACAGTGGCTCGAACGCGAACTGGCGTCGCTCGGCCTGACTGTTCGTATCACGGCGGAATTTGACAACGTGGAGTCGATCAAGCGAGCTGTCGCAGGGGGCAAAGCGGCAACTATCCTGCCGCGTTACGCTTTCGAGCAGGAAGTCACGTTCGGGCTGCTGCGCGCTGTGCCGATCATCGGAGTCGAGCTGCAGCGTCACCTCAGCGCGATCTGGGCGAGCGCATCGCCGCCGGGCCCGGTGGCCAGCGCCTTTCTTTCGAACGTCACCCGCATGCTTGAGCAAGTGCACTGGTCACGGTAG
- a CDS encoding aldehyde dehydrogenase family protein, which translates to MSSLAADRPSSESTTAKSHPSAIDPGQLARLVRTVAPRAQMTVTSPLDGQLVGSVPMCVAEDVAHAVEVARTAQRAWAALPVRERVKPFRRFNNVLLDRRFDIADLIQLENGKVRANALEDVFDACINTRFYSYHGPSLLRPQRQAGAVPLLTASTVIPRPFGVVGLIEAWNYPFNLPMQDAVAALIAGNAVVMKVSELTPFSALFGLQLLRACGLPDDVFQIVTGDGKVAGAALIDYVDTVMFTGSTATGRKIAAHCAERLIPCSLELGGKNPVIVLEDADLDTTLDVLVDSTLASAGQMCVSFERVFIHESRYDAVRDGLAKRYEALPMGVRRGAWDDELSVLTSANQLSHVQRHIEDAVAKGARVVTGGKARPDVAPYAFEPTLLENVTPDMAVFDEETFGPVVSLYRFSDVDDAVRRANASQYGLNAAVFGRDVRRARDVAHQIQCGTVTVNEGHKAAWASVRAPQGGWKQSGYGRRHGAEGILKFTQSQSISVQRFMVYARGERMSVRMFDRIYATLMRVLPWLPGLR; encoded by the coding sequence GTGTCCTCGCTTGCTGCCGATCGCCCTTCGTCCGAGTCGACCACCGCGAAAAGTCATCCGTCCGCCATCGATCCCGGCCAACTTGCGCGCCTCGTGCGCACGGTCGCCCCGCGCGCGCAGATGACGGTCACATCGCCGCTGGATGGACAGCTCGTCGGGTCGGTGCCGATGTGTGTGGCCGAAGACGTCGCGCATGCGGTCGAGGTGGCACGCACAGCACAGCGCGCATGGGCGGCGCTTCCCGTCCGCGAGCGCGTCAAGCCGTTTCGGCGTTTCAACAACGTGCTGCTCGACCGGCGGTTCGACATCGCCGACTTGATCCAGCTCGAGAACGGCAAGGTGCGCGCTAACGCCCTCGAAGACGTGTTCGACGCCTGCATCAACACCCGCTTTTACAGCTACCACGGGCCGTCGCTGCTGCGGCCTCAGCGCCAAGCCGGCGCGGTACCGCTGCTCACGGCGTCGACGGTCATCCCCAGACCGTTCGGTGTGGTTGGGCTGATCGAGGCATGGAACTACCCGTTCAACTTGCCCATGCAGGATGCCGTTGCCGCGCTGATCGCGGGTAATGCGGTCGTGATGAAGGTGTCCGAATTGACGCCGTTCTCGGCGCTGTTCGGCCTGCAGCTTCTGCGCGCGTGCGGCCTGCCAGACGACGTGTTTCAGATCGTCACCGGCGACGGGAAGGTTGCTGGCGCGGCGCTGATCGATTACGTCGATACCGTCATGTTCACCGGCAGCACGGCGACCGGCCGCAAGATCGCGGCGCACTGTGCCGAACGGTTGATCCCATGCTCGCTCGAACTCGGCGGCAAGAATCCCGTGATTGTGCTGGAAGACGCCGACCTCGACACGACGCTTGACGTCTTGGTCGACAGTACGCTCGCGTCTGCCGGGCAAATGTGCGTGTCGTTCGAGCGCGTGTTCATCCACGAATCGCGCTATGACGCGGTGCGTGACGGGCTGGCGAAACGATACGAAGCCCTTCCGATGGGGGTCCGGCGCGGCGCATGGGATGACGAATTGAGCGTGCTCACGTCGGCCAATCAGCTTTCGCACGTGCAGCGGCACATCGAAGATGCTGTCGCCAAAGGTGCGCGGGTCGTCACGGGCGGCAAGGCGCGGCCCGATGTTGCGCCGTACGCGTTCGAGCCGACCCTGCTCGAAAACGTCACTCCGGACATGGCGGTCTTTGACGAGGAGACGTTCGGGCCGGTCGTCTCGCTGTACCGCTTCAGTGACGTGGACGATGCCGTTCGTCGCGCCAACGCGAGCCAGTACGGATTGAACGCGGCTGTGTTCGGGCGTGACGTGCGCCGCGCGCGCGACGTTGCCCACCAAATCCAGTGTGGAACGGTGACGGTCAATGAAGGGCATAAGGCCGCGTGGGCGTCGGTGCGTGCTCCGCAAGGCGGCTGGAAGCAGTCCGGCTACGGACGGCGACACGGCGCCGAAGGCATTCTCAAGTTCACCCAGTCGCAGTCGATCAGCGTGCAGCGGTTCATGGTGTACGCGCGGGGCGAGCGCATGTCCGTGCGGATGTTCGATCGCATCTACGCCACGCTAATGCGCGTGCTGCCGTGGCTTCCCGGCTTACGATAA
- a CDS encoding sulfite exporter TauE/SafE family protein: MIIVEVALGLTIGLLLGLLGGGGSILTVPALVYVLGQPAQAAVTASLVIVGSSSAFGATMRRGSGSLNIAVALLFGLSGMGAAYLTANLASSIPSVVLMLMFALLMLVVGIMMIARPHIEHVEAPRSQPVKVVVVGAAVGALTGVLGVGGGFLIVPALVMLVGLPMSQAVGTSLIVIAMNSVAGLAGHLSGASLDWALIATFALAGFVGTYLGTRLNARIGAGMLRKGFALFVIILALMLLADNLGRLMA; encoded by the coding sequence ATGATCATCGTTGAAGTGGCGCTGGGCCTTACCATCGGCCTCCTGCTCGGCTTGCTTGGTGGCGGCGGGTCGATCCTCACCGTGCCCGCGTTGGTGTATGTGCTCGGTCAGCCCGCGCAGGCCGCGGTAACAGCCTCGCTGGTGATCGTCGGCAGCAGCTCGGCGTTTGGCGCGACTATGCGCCGCGGATCGGGCAGCCTGAACATCGCCGTAGCGCTGCTGTTCGGCCTGTCCGGCATGGGGGCGGCGTACTTGACGGCCAACCTCGCGTCCAGCATTCCGTCGGTCGTGTTGATGCTGATGTTCGCGCTGCTGATGCTGGTAGTCGGCATCATGATGATCGCGCGGCCACACATCGAACACGTCGAGGCCCCGCGCAGTCAACCCGTCAAAGTCGTGGTTGTCGGTGCGGCAGTCGGCGCGCTGACCGGCGTGCTCGGGGTCGGCGGTGGCTTCCTGATCGTGCCGGCGCTGGTGATGCTGGTCGGCTTGCCGATGTCTCAGGCGGTCGGCACGTCATTGATCGTGATTGCGATGAACAGCGTGGCGGGGCTAGCGGGACATCTCAGCGGCGCGTCGCTCGACTGGGCGCTGATCGCCACGTTCGCGTTGGCCGGATTCGTCGGTACGTACCTCGGCACGCGGCTCAATGCGCGCATCGGCGCGGGGATGCTGCGCAAGGGTTTCGCGTTGTTTGTGATCATTCTGGCGCTGATGCTGCTTGCGGACAACCTCGGCCGGCTGATGGCCTAG